The following coding sequences lie in one Xanthomonas hortorum pv. pelargonii genomic window:
- a CDS encoding imm11 family protein: protein MVEPPNGDPGQYPEKPHLIHVPALGGMPRDFENLFGIWIVSEALKQLFESIDPKGFAFAACDFTLADGSPGPQHYLCEVVRSLDALDEDASRVKIKYERDHQTEEDLKFYSVSGGASLVFKEEVVGDAHIFRQFRLGTDAICDRVLADALNAANLDGVEIRDAADL from the coding sequence ATCGTTGAGCCGCCCAATGGCGATCCAGGGCAGTATCCGGAAAAGCCCCATTTGATCCATGTACCAGCGTTGGGTGGCATGCCCCGCGATTTTGAAAACCTGTTCGGCATCTGGATCGTTTCAGAAGCACTGAAGCAATTGTTCGAATCCATTGACCCGAAAGGTTTCGCGTTCGCGGCTTGTGACTTCACGCTCGCCGATGGCTCACCTGGGCCTCAGCACTATTTGTGCGAGGTGGTGCGCTCACTCGACGCGCTCGATGAGGACGCGTCACGGGTCAAGATCAAGTATGAGCGAGATCATCAAACCGAAGAGGATCTCAAGTTCTACAGCGTATCGGGCGGTGCCAGCCTAGTCTTCAAGGAGGAGGTCGTAGGCGATGCGCACATTTTTCGGCAGTTTCGTCTTGGGACTGATGCTATCTGCGACCGTGTGTTGGCTGACGCGTTGAATGCTGCAAATCTGGATGGTGTTGAGATTCGCGACGCCGCGGATTTGTAG
- a CDS encoding XVIPCD domain-containing protein produces the protein MADTPVFQGHHVIEQGAYRRSELLQALSERKLFDLHGPHNMLNLPADPALAAKMGLSPHPGGPLGAYTEELANALERLEISPDGQATLRGDQAAAQRIAARVNGLTDTLKVGLVNGDLVTNAPQGMTPEQANARIREFHGDLAEYRQSHAPQIAEMGKMSAAEARWAGVTQSEGNIKLALDAADQPGASTLSERWGGRPSLGTAIAEANQAGHLPLSDPLAARLRVAFPHEMPPIIARPPIVPRMPGVPGEGGIVAGEGAAAEAAGLRGPGARVAGAAGVALMAYDFAVTGHRVVQLQTAGNETAAQSAATHFVGRNAGGIAGGFLLGAGYGAATGSWTGPGALATGLVGGVAGVYLGERWAEQQDIKRIYTQPDGSGNEWTRNPEDAQGAWTRTVRAPTPNGGYQETRLLAAGRLVDELNYRAANDSYSLGLGSPPKPQDPYRLDASAETRPPREPFETGRDYVRDAQTGRWQVEIRENIDGKIPVTRNAPVSPERATELDRQSQTVIAQNAANTPEATAARYQIAYNQFGWNEFTSREPVPPVIANARAQPQSLQASDGNAYTRDASGEWSTPGTFYGTNQATGNTREELNRTLQSQQAGLQDMASMAEVARTHPTPTQSDLRSQVAGVYARAGITRTDEQIDAATSAVAQDHARDTGPTMPFFLQLQKDGSIATVVGQNDDRMEIRATTTAAEISQAQTQQARPAETPQPGAPTQAPQTQQPATPSSEAPLPSAPSSPTVPGRSSSLDDGQTQERGASTSTIAGQGAAPAMQLSARATASQDPPIDDQRSVDRQSPVGPKPQDAALVEQIRLSIAKLDESANKPWDERSDRMVASAYKLAVEAGFKPGDNVDVALNVPTDKLPGGVTMFVMRTGPGASPDPFANRANMPTQEAITASSEQQYLAANQTRDAQEQTRLQELAQARDRGPDDPSKSGPRMV, from the coding sequence ATGGCCGACACGCCTGTCTTCCAGGGGCATCACGTTATCGAGCAGGGCGCCTATCGCCGCAGCGAACTGCTGCAAGCCTTGTCGGAACGCAAACTGTTCGATCTCCATGGCCCGCACAACATGCTCAACCTGCCGGCCGATCCAGCGCTAGCTGCCAAAATGGGATTGTCACCGCACCCCGGTGGGCCGCTAGGGGCCTACACAGAGGAACTCGCGAACGCTCTGGAGCGGCTGGAGATTTCACCCGACGGCCAAGCGACCTTGCGAGGCGACCAAGCCGCAGCGCAGCGCATCGCCGCCCGGGTCAATGGTCTGACTGACACGCTCAAGGTGGGGCTGGTCAACGGCGATCTTGTGACTAACGCGCCGCAGGGTATGACACCGGAGCAGGCGAATGCGCGGATTCGGGAGTTTCACGGCGACCTTGCCGAATACCGGCAAAGCCATGCTCCCCAAATCGCCGAAATGGGAAAGATGTCAGCAGCAGAAGCGCGCTGGGCGGGGGTCACCCAATCGGAAGGCAACATCAAACTTGCACTGGATGCCGCCGATCAGCCGGGCGCCTCCACGCTGAGTGAGAGATGGGGCGGGCGGCCGTCTCTGGGCACGGCGATCGCGGAGGCAAACCAGGCGGGCCACTTGCCCCTTTCAGACCCGCTTGCAGCGCGGTTGCGCGTTGCCTTTCCCCATGAGATGCCACCGATCATTGCGCGGCCGCCAATTGTTCCCCGAATGCCGGGTGTCCCAGGCGAGGGCGGCATTGTTGCGGGCGAAGGCGCCGCAGCAGAAGCAGCTGGATTGCGAGGACCCGGCGCCCGTGTTGCCGGTGCTGCGGGCGTGGCGCTCATGGCTTACGACTTCGCCGTCACTGGCCATCGTGTGGTCCAACTGCAGACGGCGGGCAACGAGACAGCGGCCCAATCGGCGGCCACCCACTTCGTTGGCCGCAATGCCGGTGGTATCGCTGGCGGCTTCCTGCTTGGTGCTGGTTACGGCGCCGCCACCGGTTCATGGACGGGGCCGGGAGCGTTGGCCACCGGTTTGGTTGGCGGCGTGGCCGGCGTCTATCTTGGCGAACGCTGGGCCGAGCAGCAGGACATCAAGCGGATCTACACGCAACCAGACGGCAGCGGCAACGAGTGGACACGCAATCCGGAAGACGCGCAAGGCGCGTGGACACGCACGGTGCGTGCTCCAACGCCAAACGGCGGTTATCAAGAGACACGTTTGCTTGCCGCTGGGCGCTTGGTCGACGAGCTGAATTACCGTGCTGCCAACGACTCGTACTCGCTCGGCTTGGGGAGCCCGCCGAAGCCGCAAGACCCATACCGCCTTGATGCCAGCGCCGAAACCCGGCCACCGCGCGAACCGTTCGAAACGGGGCGCGACTACGTACGCGATGCCCAGACAGGGCGGTGGCAAGTTGAAATCCGGGAGAACATCGACGGCAAGATACCTGTGACGCGTAACGCACCGGTCAGCCCTGAGCGTGCGACCGAGTTGGATCGGCAATCGCAAACCGTGATCGCGCAGAACGCGGCCAACACACCAGAGGCGACCGCAGCGCGCTATCAGATTGCCTACAACCAGTTTGGCTGGAACGAGTTCACCTCCCGCGAACCGGTGCCACCCGTCATTGCCAATGCCCGCGCACAACCACAGTCACTGCAGGCCTCCGACGGCAACGCTTACACCCGTGATGCCAGTGGCGAATGGAGCACGCCAGGAACGTTTTACGGAACGAACCAGGCAACCGGCAACACGCGCGAGGAATTGAACCGCACGTTGCAGAGTCAGCAGGCCGGGCTTCAAGACATGGCGTCGATGGCGGAAGTTGCGCGCACCCATCCCACGCCGACACAAAGCGACTTGCGCAGCCAGGTAGCCGGTGTCTACGCCCGTGCCGGCATTACACGCACCGACGAGCAGATCGACGCGGCGACCTCGGCGGTCGCACAAGACCACGCGCGTGACACTGGCCCAACGATGCCGTTCTTCCTGCAGCTACAGAAAGACGGTTCGATCGCCACGGTGGTTGGCCAAAATGACGACCGCATGGAGATCAGGGCGACCACGACAGCAGCAGAGATATCGCAAGCGCAAACGCAGCAAGCCAGGCCTGCGGAAACTCCCCAACCCGGTGCTCCTACGCAAGCGCCTCAGACACAACAACCTGCAACGCCGTCGTCGGAAGCACCGTTACCTAGTGCGCCTTCGTCACCAACTGTGCCAGGACGGTCATCCTCGCTGGACGACGGCCAGACACAAGAGCGTGGAGCTTCTACGAGCACGATTGCAGGGCAGGGTGCTGCCCCGGCAATGCAGCTGAGCGCGCGCGCCACTGCATCGCAGGATCCGCCGATTGACGATCAGCGATCCGTAGACCGTCAGAGCCCTGTTGGTCCCAAACCGCAAGACGCCGCGTTGGTGGAGCAGATACGTTTGTCCATCGCCAAGCTCGATGAAAGCGCCAACAAGCCTTGGGACGAGCGAAGCGATCGCATGGTCGCGAGCGCATACAAGCTGGCGGTAGAAGCGGGATTCAAACCCGGCGACAACGTGGACGTTGCGTTGAACGTGCCCACCGATAAGCTCCCAGGGGGAGTCACGATGTTCGTGATGCGTACCGGCCCTGGAGCCTCTCCGGATCCTTTCGCCAACCGTGCAAATATGCCGACACAAGAAGCAATCACCGCATCGTCGGAACAACAATACCTCGCCGCCAATCAAACACGTGATGCGCAGGAACAGACACGATTGCAAGAGCTCGCGCAAGCGCGTGATCGCGGTCCTGATGATCCGAGCAAGAGCGGGCCGAGGATGGTGTGA
- a CDS encoding IS3 family transposase (programmed frameshift) yields the protein MRKSKFTESQIVATLKQVEGGRQVKDVCRELGISDATYYVWKSKYGGMEAADVQRLRDLETEHSKLKRMYAELAMENHALKDVIAKKPVDPAHKRPLLAWLVEQHGWSERRACAVVGVARSTVRYRRRPDRDEEVIALLSELAERFPERGFGKLFQIIRRRGHVWNHKRVWRVYCLMKLNQRRRSRRRVPTRHPQPLACGERPNAGWSIDFMSDALWDGRRFRTFNVIDDFSREALAIEVDLNLPAARVIRTLERIAAWRGYPAKLRLDNGPEFVALALAEWAERKGIALDFIEPGRPMQNGFIERFNGSYRRGVLDMHLFRTLSEVREQTEHWLADYNQQIPHDSLGGLTPAEFRDQHQPQTSNFGWH from the exons ATGCGCAAGAGCAAGTTCACCGAGAGCCAGATTGTCGCCACGCTGAAGCAGGTTGAGGGCGGCCGCCAGGTCAAGGATGTGTGCCGTGAGCTGGGTATTTCCGACGCGACGTACTACGTCTGGAAGTCCAAGTACGGTGGCATGGAGGCAGCTGATGTGCAGCGCCTTCGCGACCTGGAGACCGAGCACAGCAAGCTCAAACGCATGTATGCCGAGCTCGCGATGGAAAACCATGCATTGAAGGATGTCATCGCAAAAAAGC CTGTAGACCCGGCGCACAAACGCCCGCTTCTTGCCTGGCTCGTCGAGCAGCATGGCTGGAGCGAGCGCCGGGCCTGTGCGGTCGTTGGCGTGGCTCGCTCGACAGTGCGCTATCGGCGTCGTCCCGATCGCGACGAGGAGGTCATTGCGCTGTTGTCCGAATTGGCCGAGCGTTTTCCCGAGCGTGGTTTTGGAAAGCTCTTTCAGATCATCCGCCGTCGCGGACATGTGTGGAATCACAAAAGGGTGTGGCGCGTGTATTGCCTGATGAAACTCAATCAACGTCGTCGCAGCAGGCGCCGGGTCCCGACGCGTCATCCACAACCGCTGGCATGCGGAGAGCGACCCAATGCTGGATGGTCGATCGACTTCATGTCCGATGCGTTGTGGGATGGTCGACGCTTCCGCACGTTCAATGTCATCGACGATTTCAGTCGGGAAGCCTTGGCGATCGAAGTGGACTTGAATCTCCCGGCCGCCCGCGTCATCCGCACCTTGGAACGCATCGCAGCCTGGCGCGGCTACCCCGCCAAACTTCGCTTGGACAATGGCCCGGAGTTTGTCGCATTGGCCTTGGCCGAGTGGGCCGAGCGCAAAGGCATCGCCTTGGACTTCATCGAGCCGGGGCGTCCAATGCAAAACGGTTTTATCGAACGCTTCAACGGCAGCTACCGGCGCGGCGTGCTGGACATGCATCTCTTCCGCACGCTGAGCGAGGTTCGCGAACAGACCGAACACTGGCTGGCCGACTACAACCAGCAGATCCCGCACGACAGCCTGGGCGGGCTAACGCCCGCCGAGTTCCGTGATCAACATCAACCGCAGACCTCTAATTTTGGCTGGCATTGA
- a CDS encoding sigma factor-like helix-turn-helix DNA-binding protein, translating to MAHAPPPPRQRPRRTGPDRTTGRRRRPRRPDRRRPPHHAAPDTHTLPALPPRCRQAFILNRIDGLTYPQVAAAMGISIKMVEKHISRALAACRAAMQ from the coding sequence TTGGCGCACGCGCCACCGCCGCCACGCCAACGCCCACGTCGCACTGGACCTGATCGCACCACTGGCCGCAGACGGCGCCCACGTCGACCAGATCGCCGACGCCCGCCGCATCATGCAGCACCTGACACCCACACGCTGCCCGCACTACCGCCCAGATGCCGCCAGGCCTTCATCCTCAACCGCATCGACGGCCTCACCTACCCGCAAGTGGCCGCAGCCATGGGCATCTCGATCAAGATGGTGGAAAAGCACATCAGCCGCGCACTGGCCGCGTGCCGGGCCGCTATGCAGTGA
- a CDS encoding carbon-nitrogen hydrolase family protein — MSASLAASKGADVLVFPELSLTGYEPGLAQALAVQPADQRFDQFQVASDRHGMLIAVGAPTKGAKGTEISMLCFQPGLGRTSYSKQQLHPDELPFFTAGAEQLVLRHADQLLAPAICYESLQASHAEQAAASGAGVYLASVAKSETGVTSAYSHYPTIAKSIP, encoded by the coding sequence ATGTCAGCCAGCCTGGCGGCGAGCAAGGGTGCGGATGTGCTGGTCTTTCCCGAGCTTTCCCTCACCGGTTACGAACCCGGATTGGCGCAGGCCCTGGCGGTGCAGCCGGCTGATCAGCGCTTTGATCAATTTCAGGTAGCAAGTGACCGGCACGGCATGCTCATCGCCGTTGGCGCGCCCACGAAGGGGGCAAAAGGCACCGAAATCAGCATGCTCTGCTTCCAGCCGGGGCTAGGGCGCACAAGCTACTCCAAGCAGCAGTTACACCCCGACGAGTTACCGTTCTTCACCGCCGGTGCCGAGCAGCTTGTGCTCAGACACGCAGATCAGCTGCTGGCGCCTGCCATTTGCTACGAGTCACTGCAGGCAAGCCATGCGGAACAAGCTGCAGCGTCAGGTGCTGGCGTGTACCTGGCAAGCGTGGCCAAGTCGGAAACAGGCGTGACATCGGCCTACAGTCATTATCCGACGATTGCAAAAAGCATTCCCTGA
- a CDS encoding DUF4142 domain-containing protein: MKQSLLVLSIVAALALAGCKPDADKEAAAPAASTEPTPTGGAATPTTPPVGEASPAPEGAARASSGDDIALGLLGAVDNHEIAAAKQAQDKKVTGAVLEYANMMEKEHTENLEKTKALGTLAETPDVKKLESKGEQDLSTLGQTSDNDYAAAYIDAMIAGHKDALQLIETQMMTVASTEPVKQHLTETKTHVEQHLAKAEEIKKAM; the protein is encoded by the coding sequence ATGAAACAATCACTGTTGGTCCTGTCCATCGTCGCGGCGCTGGCGCTCGCTGGCTGCAAGCCTGATGCCGACAAGGAGGCCGCAGCGCCTGCCGCGTCCACCGAACCGACGCCGACCGGTGGCGCGGCGACCCCGACCACGCCGCCCGTCGGCGAAGCCAGCCCAGCGCCGGAAGGCGCGGCGCGCGCGAGTTCCGGAGACGACATCGCTCTGGGCTTGCTCGGGGCGGTGGACAACCACGAGATCGCCGCAGCGAAGCAGGCGCAGGACAAGAAGGTCACCGGCGCGGTGCTGGAGTACGCGAACATGATGGAGAAAGAGCACACCGAGAACCTGGAAAAGACCAAGGCGCTGGGGACGCTGGCCGAAACCCCGGACGTCAAGAAGCTGGAGAGCAAGGGCGAGCAGGACCTGTCCACGCTGGGGCAGACGTCCGACAACGACTACGCGGCGGCCTACATCGATGCAATGATCGCCGGGCACAAGGACGCGCTGCAGCTGATCGAGACGCAGATGATGACAGTGGCGTCGACCGAGCCGGTCAAGCAGCACCTGACCGAGACCAAGACGCACGTCGAGCAGCACCTGGCGAAGGCGGAAGAGATCAAGAAGGCGATGTGA
- a CDS encoding DUF6959 family protein encodes MTGRKSPGVLLQGDTLHALCAQVAGALAGGPDSSDELQDVHSKLLGMLAHYTSVLGEHQLDIPFSRSTGA; translated from the coding sequence ATGACTGGGCGAAAGTCTCCAGGAGTTTTGCTGCAAGGAGATACACTCCATGCGCTATGTGCTCAGGTCGCCGGCGCGCTAGCCGGTGGTCCCGACTCTTCTGATGAGCTACAAGATGTGCACAGCAAGCTGCTCGGTATGCTGGCCCATTACACCTCAGTACTGGGCGAACATCAGCTGGACATTCCTTTCTCCCGGTCCACGGGTGCCTGA